Below is a genomic region from Microbacterium galbinum.
CCGCCGTAGTTGGCCGAGCCCACGATGTCGTGGAACATCGGCAGCACCCAGTCCTCGCGGGCGCCGAGCGCCATCGGCGTCACGCCCTCGTCGAGCAGGGTGTCCTGCAGCTCGATGAACTCGTCCCAGTCGGTGGGCTCCTCGAGGCCCATCTCGTCGAACATCGTCTTGTTGTAGAACATCTGCATGGTCTGGTACGCGAAGGGCACGCCGTAGGTGGCCCCGTCGTCCTTGCCCTGAGCGGCGCGCAGCACGGTCGGGTCGAACTGGTCGAGACCGTCGACGATGTCGTCGATCGGCACGATCTGCTCCGACTGGATCGCGGGCTGGATGCCGCCGTAGGCGCGCAGCATGGCGATGTCGGGTCCGTCGCTGCCCTCGAGGCCGGTGGCGAGGATCTGGTTGTACTCGGTGGGCTGGTAGCCCTCGAACTCGATGGTCACGCCGGGGTGCGATTCCTCGTACTTGTCGAAGACGGCTTCCCACTTCGGCGACGAGGATGCCTGCCAGGACCAGATCTTGAGCGTGACCTCTTCGCCGTCCCCGTCACCGCTGGACGCGGCGGGAGCGCAGCCCGCGACGGCGAGCCCGGTGACGAGAAGGCCCGCGGTGAACGCGAGTCGGGTGGTGCGGTGTCGCATGGGAATCCTCTCGGTTGATGAGAGCCGTCGGACGGGACCGGGGCGCTCTGCTGTGAATGCCTCTGCCCTACTTTGGGCAATGAGTTACAGAAGATCAAGGGCTTTCTGAAAATTCCTTTCACTTATTGATTCGAATCTGCAATCCTTTTGGCGTGACCACCAGCGCGATGACCGCCATCCATCAGAGGCTCTCCGTGCTCACGCCCACGGAGCGCCGGATCGCCTCCCATGTGCTCGCCGATCCGCAGAGCGCGGTCGACAACTCCATCACCCAGCTGGCGCTCGCCGTGGGCACCTCGGTCGCCAGCATCGCCCGATTCACGCAGAGCCTCGGCTTCTCCGGCTACCCCGATCTGCGCCTCGCCCTCGCCACCGAGCTCGACCGCACGGCCTCCGAACGCGAGCGCTTCCAAGTGTCCGAGAGCGATGTCAGTCGCCACGACGACGCCCTCACGACCGTGCGCAAGATCGCCTTCGCCGAGGCATCCGCCATCGAGCGCACCGCGCGCCAGATCGACATCGACGTGCTCGAGACGTGCGTCGGCGCCGTGCGCGGCGCTCGCCGCATCGACATCTACGGCGCCGCGTCGAGCGGACTCGCCGCTCAAGATCTCGAGCAGAAACTGCACCGCGCCGGACTCGTGGCCCAGGCACGCACCGATCTGCATCTCGCGCTCACCGGCGCCGCCCTGCTCGACGAGCGCGACGTCGCCATCGCGATCTCGCACTCCGGGCGCACGCTCGAGATCGTGCAGTCGGCCGAGGTCGCCGCCCGTGCGGGCGCCACCACGATCGCGATCACCAACAACCCGCGCTCGCCGCTCGCGCGGGTCTGCGATCTCGTGCTGTACACCGCCGTCTCCGAGTCGACCTTCCGCTCGGGCGCGATGGCCAGCCGCATCGCGCAGCTCGCAGTGCTCGACTTCCTGTTCACCCGCATCGCCCAGGCCGACTACGACACCATCGCCGACAACCTCCAGCGCACCTTCAACGCCGTCACCGACCACAGAATCGACTGATCACATGCCCGCCCTGCACCTCGGTATCGACCGACTGATCCGCCGCGACATCCGCCCCGATCTGCTCGCCCGCCTCACCGGCGGCAGGATCGGGATGCTGACGAACGACCTCGCACTCACCTCCGGGCTGCTGCGGGGGAGGGAGGCGCTCGCCGCGACGGGCTTCGCGTTCACGCGGCTGTTCGGACCCGAGCACGGGTTGAGCGGGCGGGCGCGCGAGGGAGAACACGTCGGCGACCTGCGCGATCCCGTCACCGGCGTCGAGGTGCGCAGCCTCTACGGCGACGCGGTGCGGCCGTCGGCATCCGATCTCGACGACCTCGATGTCGTTCTCGTCGACCTGCCCGACGTCGGCGCCCGCTTCTACACGTACATCTGGACGATGAGCCACCTGCTCGAGGCCTGCGCCGATGCGGGCGTCGCGGTCGTCGTGCTCGATCGCCCGAATCCGCTCGGCGGGCGGCTCGATCGCGCGGAGGGGCCGATGCTCGACGAGGGCGCGCAGTCCCTCGTCGGCCGCTGGACGATGCCGATTCGCCACGGCCTCACGATCGGCGAACTCGCCCGGCACTGGGTGCGCACGCGCGGCATCGACGTCGAGCTCGAGGTCGTCGAGGTGGCGGGTCTCACCCGTGATGCGGCGATCGGC
It encodes:
- a CDS encoding MurR/RpiR family transcriptional regulator: MTTSAMTAIHQRLSVLTPTERRIASHVLADPQSAVDNSITQLALAVGTSVASIARFTQSLGFSGYPDLRLALATELDRTASERERFQVSESDVSRHDDALTTVRKIAFAEASAIERTARQIDIDVLETCVGAVRGARRIDIYGAASSGLAAQDLEQKLHRAGLVAQARTDLHLALTGAALLDERDVAIAISHSGRTLEIVQSAEVAARAGATTIAITNNPRSPLARVCDLVLYTAVSESTFRSGAMASRIAQLAVLDFLFTRIAQADYDTIADNLQRTFNAVTDHRID
- a CDS encoding exo-beta-N-acetylmuramidase NamZ family protein translates to MPALHLGIDRLIRRDIRPDLLARLTGGRIGMLTNDLALTSGLLRGREALAATGFAFTRLFGPEHGLSGRAREGEHVGDLRDPVTGVEVRSLYGDAVRPSASDLDDLDVVLVDLPDVGARFYTYIWTMSHLLEACADAGVAVVVLDRPNPLGGRLDRAEGPMLDEGAQSLVGRWTMPIRHGLTIGELARHWVRTRGIDVELEVVEVAGLTRDAAIGGGEGTWMPPSPNLPSPTTTLLYPGTCLAEGVNVSEGRSTAVPFRVIAAPFIDGERYASAVNAAGLPGLAAVPYGFTPLVRDHAGEACEGIILHVTDAEALRPVSAGVRLLSLIEELHPGALVERSLVPMPGESDWSPLEKLFGVRGAFAQIVAGEWDDPARLAVPDWVDAVADDLLYV